In a single window of the Penaeus monodon isolate SGIC_2016 chromosome 3, NSTDA_Pmon_1, whole genome shotgun sequence genome:
- the LOC119593172 gene encoding uncharacterized protein LOC119593172 gives MNSRMFVALLLCGLWASSKSLLLLGTTAAAGTIAVTTVTASAAAALGVGALAVLKGVLIGKHLKRRYRRDVDSIEEDVATEIAVAQKMDSAGCVAKLLCEIESMSDEQLTPAMSTFKSAFENNHNLEGSRGVYDLAITFGSKFATKDAKACSVLFDKCVLSREDLSFMLDSTFSC, from the exons ATGAATTCTCGCATGTTTGTCGCCCTCCTCCTGTGCGGCCTCTGGGCCTCCTCCAAGTCTCTGCTCCTTCTGGGAACCACCGCTGCAGCCGGGACCATCGCCGTGACCACTGTCACCGCTTCTGCAGCGGCAGCTTTGGGCGTGGGCGCCCTTGCGGTGCTCAAAGGAGTTCTTATCGGGAAGCATCTGAAGCGCCGTTACAGGAGGGACGTCGATTCCATTGAAGAGGACGTTGCAACAGAA ATTGCTGTGGCACAGAAGATGGACTCAGCTGGTTGCGTGGCCAAGCTTTTGTGCGAAATCGAGTCCATGTCTGATGAACAGCTCACGCCAGCCATGTCCACCTTCAAGTCCGCCTTCGAGAATAACCACAACCTCGAGGGCTCTCGAGGCGTCTACGATCTGGCCATCACCTTTGGCTCCAAGTTCGCCACGAAAGACGCCAAGGCCTGCAGCGTCCTCTTCGACAAGTGCGTCCTCTCCAGAGAGGATCTCTCCTTCATGTTGGATTCTACCTTTTCATGCTAG